A stretch of the Bacillus anthracis str. Vollum genome encodes the following:
- a CDS encoding response regulator transcription factor produces the protein MYKILIVEDDEKIAGILEEHLERYGYQSFRASDLRHIKDEFVKVNPHLVLLDINLPYFDGFYWCRQIRTVSNAPIIFVSARTGEMDQVMAIENGGDDYITKPFHLDVVMAKVKSALRRGYGEYASAAESDCLGVNGLLLFPSQHVVEWQGQQTELTKNEFYLLECLMKQANQYVTREELLEALWDEVAFVDDNTLTVNVKRVRKKLEELGIKNAIVTKRGYGYALLTEWGEGHEG, from the coding sequence ATGTATAAAATATTAATTGTAGAAGATGATGAGAAAATTGCGGGGATATTAGAGGAGCATTTAGAAAGGTATGGCTATCAGTCATTTAGAGCAAGTGATTTACGACATATAAAAGATGAGTTTGTAAAAGTAAATCCACATCTCGTGTTACTTGATATTAATTTACCGTATTTTGATGGGTTCTATTGGTGTCGTCAAATTCGCACTGTATCGAATGCACCAATTATTTTTGTTTCTGCAAGAACGGGGGAAATGGATCAAGTAATGGCAATTGAAAATGGCGGAGATGATTACATTACGAAGCCATTTCATTTAGACGTTGTAATGGCTAAGGTAAAAAGTGCACTTCGACGTGGGTATGGTGAGTACGCTTCTGCGGCAGAAAGCGATTGCTTAGGAGTAAATGGATTGTTGTTATTCCCGTCTCAGCACGTTGTTGAGTGGCAAGGACAACAAACAGAACTGACAAAAAATGAATTTTACTTATTAGAGTGTTTAATGAAACAAGCAAATCAATATGTAACGCGTGAAGAATTGTTAGAAGCCCTCTGGGATGAGGTAGCTTTCGTTGATGACAATACATTAACCGTGAATGTGAAACGTGTAAGGAAGAAACTAGAGGAGCTAGGCATTAAAAATGCAATTGTAACGAAACGTGGATACGGTTATGCGCTTCTTACAGAGTGGGGAGAAGGGCATGAAGGTTAA